One window of the Doryrhamphus excisus isolate RoL2022-K1 chromosome 10, RoL_Dexc_1.0, whole genome shotgun sequence genome contains the following:
- the zbtb7b gene encoding zinc finger and BTB domain-containing protein 7B, whose translation MSPGEDGLIGIPFPEHSSELLSHLNDQRRTGLLCDLTLTSRGSRYPTHRSVMAAVSLYFRRLFGAEEGGGGGECGGGFSVCQLDCVAPDALDALLEFAYTATLTIPSSGMRDVLRGAQLLGIQCVADACRDILGEKEEPNEEGAEQRNRSTDGEHGSRRKTDRRKVKRIGSDDITPPTASPVSYPSPLSESHRSPPPTRPPSPEQEELLFRWKQNGDPRAVRVPARGATLNGGYLHGPLAHAPPIPAPEDKLSEEDDMDGFGNESTLMESTSTTSVAEQGGRGAGTAGAAAGAGRKRKSQTPQQCPVCQKIIHGAGKLPRHMRTHTGEKPFQCSACGVRFTRNDKLKIHMRKHTGERPYSCPHCSARFLHSYDLKNHLSLHSGSRPFECLLCHKAFAREDHLQRHRKGHSCLEMRTRRPRRGPECGADADARAHSSAFLPPTMLEGGMFQRDADRERTLALQALAQLSPHRFANYQGLLLREADPKNSGGAHSMAVQRGGWSQEAGEKMIGEEEAEEEE comes from the exons ATGTCTCCAGGCGAGGACGGTCTGATTGGGATCCCGTTCCCGGAGCACAGCAGCGAGCTCTTGTCCCACCTCAACGACCAGAGGAGGACGGGGCTCCTGTGTGACCTCACGCTGACCTCCCGCGGGTCACGCTACCCGACTCACCGCTCCGTCATGGCCGCCGTCAGCCTCTACTTCCGCCGTCTCTTTGGTGCGGAggaaggcggcggcggcggcgagtgCGGCGGCGGTTTCAGCGTGTGCCAGCTGGACTGCGTGGCGCCCGACGCCCTGGACGCCCTGCTGGAGTTCGCCTACACGGCGACCCTCACCATACCCAGCTCAGGAATGAGGGACGTCCTGCGAGGGGCGCAGCTCTTGGGCATCCAGTGCGTGGCTGACGCATGCCGGGACATCCTGGGGGAGAAGGAGGAGCCAAACGAGGAGGGGGCGGAGCAGAGGAACCGAAGCACGGACGGAGAGCACGGATCCCGGAGAAAGACGGACAGAAGGAAGGTGAAAAGGATCGGCTCGGATGACATCACTCCGCCGACCGCTTCACCCGTCTCGTACCCTTCGCCTCTATCCGAGAGCCACCGCTCGCCGCCCCCGACCCGGCCCCCCAGCCCTGAACAAGAGGAGCTCCTTTTCAGGTGGAAGCAGAATGGCGATCCCAGAGCGGTCAGAGTACCAGCGAGGGGGGCCACACTAAACGGAGGATACCTACACGGGCCGCTAGCACACGCGCCCCCCATCCCGGCCCCCGAGGACAAGCTCTCCGAGGAGGACGACATGGACGGCTTTGGCAACGAGTCCACGCTCATGGAAAGCACCTCCACCACCTCAGTGGCCGagcaaggaggaagaggagcggggacggcgggggcggcggcgggAGCAGGAAGGAAGAGGAAGTCTCAGACACCCCAGCAGTGCCCCGTCTGTCAGAAGATCATCCACGGGGCAGGAAAACTGCCTCGTCACATGAGGAcccacacgggagagaaacccttCCAGTGCTCCGCCTGCGGGGTTCGCTTCACCAG GAACGACAAGTTGAAGATCCACATGAGGAAGCACACCGGCGAGCGCCCCTACTCGTGTCCCCACTGCTCCGCCCGCTTCCTCCACTCGTACGACCTGAAGAACCACTTGTCCCTGCACAGCGGGTCGCGCCCCTTCGAGTGCCTGCTCTGCCACAAGGCCTTCGCCCGGGAGGACCACCTCCAGCGCCACCGCAAGGGACACAGCTGCCTGGAGATGCGCACCCGCCGGCCCAGACGAGGGCCCGAGTGCGGGGCGGACGCCGACGCCCGCGCCCACTCctcggccttcctcccgcccacCATGCTGGAGGGCGGCATGTTCCAGCGGGACGCCGACAGGGAGCGCACCCTGGCGCTTCAGGCTCTGGCGCAGCTCAGCCCGCACAGGTTTGCCAACTACCAGGGGCTCCTTCTGCGAGAGGCGGACCCCAAGAATTCGGGGGGGGCCCACTCCATGGCCGTGCAGCGTGGCGGCTGGTCGCAGGAAGCCGGGGAGAAGATGATTggcgaggaggaggcggaggaggaagaATAG